The Sulfitobacter sp. OXR-159 sequence GCGGCGCGGATCATCGCCTTGGACGGCACGCAGCCGACATTCACACAGGTGCCGCCGGTGGTGCCGTGCCCGATAAGCGCCACGCGCTTTCCGGCATCGGCTGCCGTGATCGAGGCAGAAAACCCGGCCGAGCCGGCACCAACGACAATGAGATCGTAGTTGTCATCGCGGGTTTCACTGGCAGTGCAGCAATCGTCTTTCGTTACAGTTTGGTCCATTGGTTCTTCCTTAGCTTGCGATCGGTATCGCGACACGGCCCCGATCAATAATTTTGAATCACACCATCGAACCGATGTCGGAGGCATAGCTCGGATAGGCGAAAATCATGGCCTTGATCTGGTTGGCGGTCTGCCCGGCACCCATGGCCATGGCGAAAAGATTGATCTGCTCCTCGGAGCCCGGCCCGATCAGATGCGCGCCGAGGATCTGTCCGCTGCCCTCTTCGACAAGAACCTTGAATCCGGTATGTTTCGCGCCGACGCGCAGCGACGAATACCAGTCCCCTGTCTTTTCGAAATGGGTGTCGAACTTCAGCCCCTGTTCCCTGGCCACCGCTTCCGACAAGCCCACGGTGGCCACCATCGGGAGGGTGAAGACTACCGACGGGATCGGCGGATAATCCACGGTACGCTCGTCTTCTCCAGCCAGCAGGTTCTTGCCTGCCACACGCCCTTCGAAGGCGGACACCGGGGTCAGCTTGGGCCCACTGGCAGCGCAGTCGCCCGCGGCGAAGATCGCCGGATTGGTGGTGCGCATCGCGTCGCTCACCTTGATGCCACGGCGTGAGTATTCGACGCCGGCGGCCTCAAGGTTAAGGCGATCGATATTGGGCACCCGGCCCGTGCCATGCACCACCAGATCGCAAGTGATCGTTTCGGTGCCGTCGGGAGTTTCCACCGTGACGGTGAATTCGTCGCCCTGCTTTTCGATCTTCGCCACCTTCGCCTTGGTGCGGAGATCGACGCCGAGCTCTTCGGTTGCCTCAACCAGCATTGCGACCAAGTCGGGATCGAAAGGACCCAAGGGGCGGTCCATCATCTCCAGCACTGTCACTTCGCGCGCGCCCGCCCGCTTGACAATATGGGCGAATTCCATGGCGATGAAGCCGCCGCCGACAAAGGCGATGCGGTTCGGTCGCTCAGGCAGTTCCAGGAATTCGGTGCTGGTGGTCAGATGCTCTTCGCCCGGGATGTTCAGCGTCATCGGCCGCGCGCCGGTGGCGATATGAAAATGCTTCGCGGTCAGGGTCTCGCCGTTCAACTCGATCGTATTGGGGCCGGTGAACCGTGCCAGCCCATGCAAGACGTCGATCCCCGCTTTTTCCAACCCGGCTTCGATGCGCGGTGGCATAGCTTCGGTGAAGCTGCGCTTGAAGGCGATCATGTCGGGCCAGTTGACCGAAGGTTGCGCCTCCAGCCCCTTGCCTTCCATGTTTTCGGCCCATTCGACACCCTCGGTGACCGCGACCAGCATTTTCTTGGGGTCGCAGCCGCGCAGGGCGCAGGTGCCGCCATGGGGTTCGCTGTCGATGCTGGCGACGCTCCAGCCTGCATCCGCGGCCATCCGGGCGACGCCATTTCCAGCGGTGCCGCCGCCGATCACGATGAGGTCATAGGTCTTGGTCATACCTGTTCCTTTCCTTGTGCCAGTTTCTCTTGATCCGGCTCACTGCTGAACTGCCTGATTTTCTGAGCCAGAGCGCATATCCCGCCACCGCCAAAGCGGCGGCAACCGAGATCCGCAGAGCAAAGCGGAACTCCAGCCAGAACAGCAGAGCCGAAAGAACAACCGCCAAGCCGATGAGAAGGGCTTTCGGACTGTGCCCTGGTCTGCCGGCTTGCTGCCACAGGGCATATGCAACCGCACTCAGCGAGGCGAAGAGCATCGGGAAAAGCGCGTAGTCGAGCCAACCAACAACGGCAGAAAGTCCGACCCCGGCGACGATCAGCACCAGGAACGGCGTGAAGCAACAGATCGCCGCAAATACGCTGCCGATGAGGCCGCGCCGCAAAAGGGTCGTGGGTTCATTGTTATTGTTCATGTCTGTCATGCTGTCTCCAGCTCCGAGTGCGGGTCGGTGAATGCGATCAGAAATCGCCGGACTCGACGATGTCCGCCGAATAGCCGGTGGCGCGGATTGCTTCGACGATCATGTCCTGATCGGCGGCCTCGTCATCAAAGGCGACGATGTAGGTGCCGGTGCCGAATTCCTCTCCTTCCATGAAGTCGATGATCTCGACCGAGGGAACGCCCCGCATGGCCGCCGCCACCGTGTAGGAGCAGGTCGGGCATGTCAGTTCGCCTACCCCGATATTGATGCGCTGTTCGGCGGCGCTGGCGGGGGAAGCTGCGAGAGTGCCAACGACCGCAAGGGCAAGATGGAGTGACTTCATGGGTTCGGCCTTTCAGTAGGACAGAAGGTATGGGGTGAGATAGGGAAAGATCATCGCGACGGTGACGATGGCGGTGGCAATCCAAAGAATGGATCGCATGAGTTTCCGGTTCATGGGGCGCGCGCAGGTGCCATCCGCGCAGGCCTCAGTCGGGATCGGACGGTAGGCCTTGTAGAATCCATAGCCGATGCAGGCGGCACTCAGCGCGAAGGTGATCCATTTGTACTGGTAGAGAACGCCCAGCTGCGCAATGAAAACGCCGGTAACGCCGAAGCTGACCAGCACCAGCGGCAGGATGCAGCATGAGGTCATCGCCAGCGCGCCAAGCGCGCCGAGCCAGGTTGTCGTCCATGCCTTTTTGTCGGCAGCCCCTGTTTCGTCCATTGCCGTCTGCCGGTCGGCGGATGTGGTTTCAGTCATGGTTCGAATCATCCTTGCCTCAGTGATGATCTCAATCTAGGGTCTTCTGTGGTTGCCGCCCGTAGTGCAAGAATTTTTTGACCCTATTGGCGAGTGATCGAGTGCGGTCTTCTGTAAGGCCTCGAGATGCGGCACTTCCAAAAGCCGCGGGCCGGGATGGTGATCAGCGGATCAGGTCCAAATCTGTTGAGCGAGCTCTGAGCTCGTAGGCCCTAACTGGTTTTCCCAATCCAGATCTATTCGATCGTTTTGCCCATTCAGGTCGTCGTCTTCTTACACTCCCCTTGGCACCGTCGCTAGCAGTTCAACAAGAGCATCATGCCGCGACTGCCAGCGCCGGATCCTTGTAATCTTCGTTCTTTGTCAGCATCGCCCAGATTTGCCGGGCCATCTTATTGGCCAGCGCGATAGCGACCAGCATCTTGGGCTTGCGCGCCAACAATCGTGATAGCCAGCTGCCCTCCGTAATTGTGCGCCGTCCGAGCCAGCCCAGCCGCGACATTGCCCCAATGATCAAGAGACG is a genomic window containing:
- a CDS encoding mercuric transporter MerT family protein; the protein is MTETTSADRQTAMDETGAADKKAWTTTWLGALGALAMTSCCILPLVLVSFGVTGVFIAQLGVLYQYKWITFALSAACIGYGFYKAYRPIPTEACADGTCARPMNRKLMRSILWIATAIVTVAMIFPYLTPYLLSY
- a CDS encoding heavy-metal-associated domain-containing protein; this encodes MKSLHLALAVVGTLAASPASAAEQRINIGVGELTCPTCSYTVAAAMRGVPSVEIIDFMEGEEFGTGTYIVAFDDEAADQDMIVEAIRATGYSADIVESGDF
- the merF gene encoding mercury resistance system transport protein MerF — its product is MTDMNNNNEPTTLLRRGLIGSVFAAICCFTPFLVLIVAGVGLSAVVGWLDYALFPMLFASLSAVAYALWQQAGRPGHSPKALLIGLAVVLSALLFWLEFRFALRISVAAALAVAGYALWLRKSGSSAVSRIKRNWHKERNRYDQDL
- a CDS encoding dihydrolipoyl dehydrogenase family protein; this translates as MTKTYDLIVIGGGTAGNGVARMAADAGWSVASIDSEPHGGTCALRGCDPKKMLVAVTEGVEWAENMEGKGLEAQPSVNWPDMIAFKRSFTEAMPPRIEAGLEKAGIDVLHGLARFTGPNTIELNGETLTAKHFHIATGARPMTLNIPGEEHLTTSTEFLELPERPNRIAFVGGGFIAMEFAHIVKRAGAREVTVLEMMDRPLGPFDPDLVAMLVEATEELGVDLRTKAKVAKIEKQGDEFTVTVETPDGTETITCDLVVHGTGRVPNIDRLNLEAAGVEYSRRGIKVSDAMRTTNPAIFAAGDCAASGPKLTPVSAFEGRVAGKNLLAGEDERTVDYPPIPSVVFTLPMVATVGLSEAVAREQGLKFDTHFEKTGDWYSSLRVGAKHTGFKVLVEEGSGQILGAHLIGPGSEEQINLFAMAMGAGQTANQIKAMIFAYPSYASDIGSMV